A DNA window from Castanea sativa cultivar Marrone di Chiusa Pesio chromosome 7, ASM4071231v1 contains the following coding sequences:
- the LOC142643930 gene encoding uncharacterized protein LOC142643930 has protein sequence MLRIVERLKIQPHHIPQQDVDDTKNLIFWGIKDVRDWAEVNNYDTDLKALYGRRGGCTLERYKREDLAWTVEKGFDQSILIWHLATEICFFQDYIKSDDIDTGFSEEGTQSPKDERSAIGLERRRCNYLSRYMLYLLVRHPNMLPIGMGNIKFRDIYKDVGHFIEEHAGKSVGDEVEASKTLRTVKTDIMLTVGGRDRSRRDRSNNVIFYACKLASALGEGEEKWKIIKDVWLEMLGHAASQCKGRLHAQQLRRGGELLTHVWLLMAHFGLTDHFQISRSHAIAEVILR, from the coding sequence ATGTTACGCATTGTTGAAAGGCTTAAGATCCAACCGCATCATATTCCTCAACAAGACGTTGAtgatacaaaaaatttaatcttttgGGGGATCAAGGATGTAAGGGATTGGGCAGAAGTGAATAATTATGACACAGATCTTAAAGCTTTGTATGGTCGTAGGGGAGGCTGCACACTTGAAAGGTATAAACGTGAGGATCTTGCTTGGACTGTTGAGAAAGGGTTTGACCAAAGCATCCTTATTTGGCACCTTGCTACAGAAATTTGCTTCTTCCAAGATTACATAAAGTCGGATGACATTGATACAGGGTTTTCTGAAGAAGGTACACAATCCCCAAAAGATGAAAGAAGTGCAATAGGTTTAGAGCGCCGAAGATGCAATTACCTATCGCGATATATGCTCTACCTTCTAGTAAGGCATCCTAATATGTTACCAATTGGTATGGGAAATATCAAGTTCCGGGACATTTATAAAGATGTCGGACACTTCATTGAAGAACATGCTGGCAAATCAGTTGGAGACGAGGTGGAAGCTTCAAAGACATTGAGAACAGTGAAAACCGACATCATGCTAACAGTTGGAGGAAGGGATAGAAGTAGAAGGGATAGAAGcaataatgtaatattttatgcaTGTAAGCTTGCTTCAGCATTAGGTGAAGGCGAGGAGAAATGGAAAATAATTAAAGATGTTTGGCTGGAAATGTTGGGTCATGCTGCTAGCCAATGTAAAGGAAGACTTCATGCTCAGCAGCTGAGACGAGGAGGAGAGCTTCTCACTCATGTATGGCTTCTAATGGCGCATTTTGGCTTAACTGATCACTTTCAAATTTCACGCAGCCATGCAATAGCTGAAGTGATTCTAAGAtag
- the LOC142644691 gene encoding disease resistance protein RPP13-like — translation MATEVPVSILLRKLQKLLEEERFTLPGLRNRVVTAANELEKILCLLKAAKPNHENTSNRTSMEASLLRTIYSAEYFTESFILQRRQKGLIKIEMPLPFSPWSQLQFCYKMKKLVQGVRAVSTEIGKPQGQPLALGDKTDSISEIREGQICRHHHHLVDVKEELVARLINDDEVSLRVISLVSKEALGKTYLAKDVYDRLDIQQHFEWRAWLVVSGDLEYKDFLVAILKQLPRSVSSNSVETMSEKELSDALLQFSMEHNFLIVLDDVQTVDVLLKLVRLLAGAVNGSRVILTTRNLKVAFQVDPRSSPLEIWPLIDQDLDVLIVGREDSVEELVSRLINPDDESLRVISVMGEEAIGKTALARNVYNRLDIRQQFPWRVWLHVFGDLEYKDLLLLILKQLPRIVLKDLEFMSEKELSDMLFKFLMEHRFLIVLDDVQTVDVWLKLVRPFADTVNGSRVILITRNSNVAIKADPWSSPLKLGPLSEEKSWKLFLKKVGRQEYNTKLDNIKVDILKVCNGLPLAIVLLGGVLSAIEFKDWSRAINLALAQRSESQSPLLKIVDYSFHQLPSVLRPCFLYLALFPKAYEIPIRRLLQLWLAEEFLQFLPNELNPECEAKKYFEELVCRNMIEIARWKSDGSPKTCRLPSFLYDAFVPKAMDIGFLHVHHCKSNCTFADSPELYIRRLADQFGVESSTSKGHIRQLCSYVSFNSQKQDASNSGIGTFLKTMINKRGYVLFKVLDLEGVYKPLLPAKLSKLQNLRYIGLRWTGLDSCPASIGDLPCLETLDLKYTNIITLPCSIWKAKRLRHLYINEMSIWKPPKESLPNLQILTALHIGAKSPMINGLKMFINVRKLELTCHSKSAKRTAECISQIASLQTLRLKSRDPFGQPLDLALEPMKGHQSLSNLYLFGVISDAIDNLPQNLRTLTLSMSKLENDPMPVLGKLLPQLNVLRLFACSYVGSKISCLARHFPKLRVMKMWMLEKLEEWKVEEGAMPNLVELEIRGCEKLKTSDGLEKLASLKELILTKMPEDFVADVRRKLGKDILLTNKWDFSPLDDPFLMLEQKRPDASPASK, via the exons ATGGCGACTGAAGTACCCGTTTCAATTTTACTGAGGAAATTACAGAAGCTGCTTGAAGAGGAAAGATTTACCTTGCCAGGACTTAGAAATCGTGTAGTTACTGCTGCCAACGAACTAGAAAAGATTTTGTGCCTCCTCAAAGCTGCGAAGCCAAACCATGAGAATACCAGTAACAGAACTTCAATGGAGGCCTCACTTCTGCGCACTATTTACTCTGCAGAGTACTTCACTGAAAGTTTCATCCTACAAAGGAGACAAAAGGGTCTCATTAAAATTGAAATGCCATTGCCATTTTCACCATGGAGTCAGCTACAGTTCTGCTACAAAATGAAGAAGTTGGTGCAGGGCGTGAGAGCTGTATCCACAGAAATTGGAAAGCCGCAAGGCCAGCCTCTGGCTCTGGGAGACAAGACTGATTCAATTTCTGAAATACGTGAAGGACAAATCtgccgccaccaccaccaccttgtCGATGTCAAAGAGGAGCTTGTAGCTCGACTAATCAACGATGATGAGGTAAGTCTTCGTGTCATTTCACTAGTTAGCAAAGAAGCACTTGGAAAGACATATTTGGCAAAGGATGTTTATGATAGACTAGATATTCAGCAGCATTTTGAGTGGCGAGCCTGGCTTGTTGTTTCCGGAGATCTTGAATATAAAGATTTCTTAGTCGCTATACTAAAACAGCTTCCTAGAAGTGTATCGAGTAACTCAGTAGAAACTATGAGTGAGAAAGAACTGTCTGATGCGCTTTTACAGTTTTCAATGGAGCATAATTTTCTTATAGTTTTGGATGATGTCCAAACTGTTGATGTTTTGCTCAAGCTTGTCCGTCTTTTAGCCGGTGCTGTCAATGGAAGTAGAGTTATTCTCACTACTCGAAACTTAAAAGTGGCATTCCAAGTTGATCCTCGGAGTTCTCCGCTCGAAATATGGCCATTAATTGATCAGGATTTGGATGTACTTATCGTTGGACGTGAAGATTCGGTGGAGGAGCTTGTATCTCGACTGATCAATCCCGATGATGAAAGTCTCCGCGTGATTTCAGTCATGGGTGAAGAAGCAATTGGCAAGACTGCTTTAGCAAGGAATGTTTATAATAGACTCGATATTCGGCAGCAATTCCCGTGGCGAGTGTGGCTCCATGTTTTCGGAGATCTTGAATATAAGGATCTCTTGCTCCTCATACTAAAACAGCTTCCTAGAATTGTATTGAAGGACTTGGAGTTTATGAGCGAGAAAGAACTATCTGATAtgcttttcaaatttttgatgGAGCATAGGTTTTTAATAGTCTTGGATGACGTCCAAACTGTTGATGTTTGGCTCAAGCTTGTCCGTCCCTTTGCAGACACGGTGAATGGAAGCAGAGTCATTCTCATCACTCGCAACTCAAATGTAGCAATCAAAGCTGATCCTTGGAGTTCTCCGCTCAAATTAGGTCCATTGTCTGAGGAGAAGAGTTGGAAATTGTTCTTGAAGAAGGTTGGCAGACAAGAATATAATACCAAATTAGACAACATCAAGGTGGACATTCTGAAAGTATGTAACGGTTTGCCTCTAGCAATTGTGCTACTGGGAGGGGTTTTATCAGCTATAGAGTTTAAGGATTGGTCAAGAGCAATTAATCTTGCACTTGCACAACGAAGTGAGAGTCAATCACCTCTCTTAAAAATCGTTGATTATAGCTTTCATCAATTACCATCTGTTTTAAGGCCTTGTTTCCTCTATTTGGCTCTGTTTCCTAAAGCTTATGAGATCCCAATAAGGAGGTTGTTACAATTGTGGCTTGCGGAGGAATTTCTTCAATTCTTACCTAATGAACTTAACCCTGAATGTGAAGCCAAGAAATATTTTGAAGAGCTAGTGTGTAGAAACATGATTGAAATAGCAAGATGGAAGTCAGATGGAAGCCCCAAAACGTGTCGTTTGCCAAGCTTTCTCTACGATGCTTTTGTGCCAAAAGCTATGGACATAGGATTTCTTCATGTCCACCACTGCAAGTCGAATTGCACATTTGCTGATTCACCTGAGCTTTACATTCGAAGGCTTGCAGATCAATTTGGTGTGGAGTCGTCTACTTCAAAAGGTCACATCCGACAACTATGTTCCTATGTTTCTTTCAACTCCCAGAAGCAAGATGCATCCAACAGTGGAATTGGTACGTTTCTTAAAACAATGATCAATAAAAGAGGTTATGTTCTGTTCAAGGTACTTGATCTAGAGGGTGTCTACAAACCTTTGCTACCTGCGAAACTCAGCAAGTTGCAGAATTTAAGGTACATAGGCTTACGATGGACTGGTCTTGACTCATGTCCAGCATCAATTGGGGATCTACCATGTCTAGAAACTTTAGATTTGAAATATACTAATATAATTACTTTGCCATGTTCCATTTGGAAGGCCAAGAGGCTGCGGCATCTCTATATTAACGAGATGTCCATTTGGAAACCACCAAAAGAGTCTTTACCCAACCTACAGATATTAACAGCGCTACATATTGGTGCTAAAAGCCCCATGATAAATGGTCTGAAAATGTTCATCAACGTTAGGAAATTGGAACTGACATGCCATTCAAAATCAGCAAAGCGAACAGCAGAGTGTATCTCACAAATTGCCAGCCTCCAAACCTTAAGGTTGAAATCAAGAGACCCATTTGGCCAACCTCTAGACCTTGCGTTGGAGCCTATGAAGGGACATCAGTCTCTCTCAAACTTATATTTGTTTGGAGTGATAAGTGATGCCATAGATAACCTTCCCCAAAACCTCAGAACTCTTACATTGTCTATGTCAAAACTAGAAAATGATCCAATGCCAGTGCTAGGGAAGCTGCTGCCTCAGCTGAATGTTCTCAGGCTTTTTGCTTGCTCTTATGTAGGGTCGAAAATCAGTTGTCTTGCCAGGCACTTTCCTAAACTTCGTGTCATGAAAATGTGGATGCTAGAGAAACTAGAGGAGTGGAAGGTTGAGGAAGGTGCCATGCCCAATCTTGTAGAATTAGAAATTAGAGGTTGCGAAAAACTGAAAACTTCAGACGGATTAGAGAAGCTGGCTTCCTTGAAGGAATTGATTTTAACGAAAATGCCAGAGGATTTTGTAGCAGATGTTAGAAGAAAGTTGGGCAAAGACATATTACTCACGAACAAGTGGGACTTTTCTCCCTTGGAT GATCCATTCCTTATGCTAGAACAGAAAAGGCCAGATGCATCCCCCGCAAGCAAGTAA